In Acidobacteriota bacterium, a single window of DNA contains:
- a CDS encoding molybdopterin-dependent oxidoreductase, producing the protein MVSETSPDLSPLTETVGRRTFLKVLGGAGPAAAVAACSPVPTETIIPYVVPPDDVVPGVATWYASVCGECPNGCGTRVRTREGRAIKIEGNPAHPGNQGALCTRGQAALQGLYNPDRFRGPQRRRTTNAAAGQSVFEPLGWEEAETELAERIRAVVEAGNADRIAVVTPLLSGTLDALVDRWAAAVGGARRLRYEAFAYEPLRAANRILFDHPAVPSHDFGRADLIISFGADFLETWLSTVSQSRAFADARRPENGRTVRTVHFEPRLSLTASSADEWIRIEPGAEGAVAAAMVRTIVEEGRVQAAGITGEDLARIRALVADSTPEAAAARSGVPAGRIVQLARAFSDPGAGPGRTLAAGGGVAVSGPDAAATQVAVGLLNHVAGNVGETVRFAQDGLWDNASTCADLLDLAGAMRDGSIEVLILHQVNPVHTLPAAADFAGALDAVPFVAATSSWPDETTARADLILPAHTPLESWGDHRPAAGQYGLMQPAMRPVFDTRHLGDILLGTGRAALAGAAEAGAGTPDDAPPLPEGEFYDVLRDEWRAIKAALDPPEEQANEPEPTDDTQPQDPAAARRAAAAARRAAAAARQAAEAEFEGFWADVVRQGGRWSRVEPQPVTLGAGLGEIDLAGLAAPGDERRALTLVAYPSLHFLDGRGANRPWLQEIPDPLLKTAWGCGAEMTPETAAAVGAEDGQLVTLESDHGSVDATVVLNPHMHPGVVAIPIGQGHTDFGRYATGRGVNPMVLLDPAPEALSGGPRWAGTRVDATSRELHRPLARLQRTFDQQGRELAQAVSRAALEAGEVHPEEEHFSLYPEHGHPTHNWGMAIDLNACNGCNACVAACYAENNVPVLGADKMVRGRTMSWLRIERFVEPRPATDGGAEVDSRFLPMLCQHCDHAPCESVCPVYATYHSEEGLNAQIYNRCVGTRYCSNNCPYKVRRFNWWDPEFPEPLNLQLNPDVTVRSAGVMEKCSFCVQRIQEGKDRARDEDRPVRDGDVTPACAQTCPAQAIVFGDRNDPDSRVSQLSAADRGYHALGVLNTRPAVTYLKKVTT; encoded by the coding sequence ATGGTGAGTGAGACGTCCCCGGACCTCAGCCCATTGACGGAGACCGTGGGCCGCCGCACCTTCCTCAAGGTGCTCGGCGGTGCGGGACCGGCCGCGGCGGTCGCCGCGTGCTCCCCGGTGCCAACCGAGACCATCATTCCCTACGTCGTGCCGCCGGACGACGTCGTGCCGGGCGTGGCGACGTGGTACGCGAGCGTCTGCGGCGAGTGCCCGAACGGCTGCGGCACCCGGGTCCGCACGCGCGAGGGACGAGCAATCAAGATCGAGGGCAACCCGGCGCACCCGGGCAACCAGGGAGCCCTCTGCACGCGCGGGCAGGCGGCTCTGCAGGGGTTGTACAACCCGGACCGCTTCCGCGGCCCGCAGCGGCGGCGAACGACCAACGCCGCCGCCGGACAGTCGGTCTTCGAGCCGCTGGGCTGGGAGGAAGCCGAAACCGAGCTGGCCGAGCGCATCCGCGCCGTGGTCGAGGCGGGCAACGCGGACCGCATCGCGGTGGTCACGCCACTCCTGTCCGGTACCCTGGACGCCCTGGTCGACCGCTGGGCCGCGGCCGTCGGCGGAGCGCGCCGCCTGCGGTACGAGGCGTTCGCCTACGAGCCGTTGCGGGCCGCCAACCGCATCCTGTTCGACCACCCCGCGGTGCCCTCTCACGACTTCGGCCGCGCCGATCTGATCATCTCGTTCGGCGCGGACTTCCTGGAGACCTGGCTGTCCACCGTGAGCCAGTCCCGGGCGTTCGCCGACGCCCGGCGTCCGGAAAACGGAAGGACGGTGCGCACCGTCCACTTCGAACCGCGGCTCTCGCTGACCGCGTCGAGCGCCGACGAATGGATCCGCATCGAGCCGGGCGCCGAAGGAGCCGTGGCCGCGGCGATGGTGCGGACCATCGTGGAAGAAGGCAGGGTGCAGGCGGCCGGCATCACCGGCGAGGACCTCGCCCGTATCCGCGCCCTGGTCGCCGACTCGACGCCGGAGGCGGCCGCCGCGCGCAGCGGGGTGCCCGCGGGCCGCATCGTCCAGCTCGCACGGGCGTTCTCGGATCCGGGAGCGGGACCCGGCCGCACGCTGGCCGCGGGCGGCGGCGTCGCCGTCTCGGGTCCGGACGCCGCCGCGACCCAGGTGGCCGTCGGCCTGCTGAACCACGTCGCGGGCAACGTCGGCGAAACCGTACGGTTCGCGCAGGACGGCCTGTGGGACAACGCCTCGACCTGCGCCGACCTGCTCGACCTGGCCGGCGCCATGCGCGACGGGTCGATCGAGGTGCTCATTCTGCACCAGGTCAATCCCGTGCACACGCTGCCCGCCGCCGCCGACTTCGCCGGGGCGCTGGACGCCGTGCCTTTCGTCGCCGCGACGTCGAGCTGGCCGGACGAGACGACGGCACGGGCCGACCTGATCCTGCCGGCCCATACGCCGCTGGAATCCTGGGGCGACCACCGTCCGGCCGCGGGTCAGTACGGCCTGATGCAACCGGCGATGCGGCCGGTGTTCGACACGCGGCACCTCGGCGACATCCTGCTCGGGACGGGACGTGCGGCGCTCGCCGGCGCGGCGGAGGCAGGCGCCGGAACGCCGGACGATGCACCGCCCCTCCCCGAGGGAGAGTTCTACGACGTGCTGCGCGACGAGTGGCGCGCCATCAAGGCCGCGCTCGACCCGCCGGAAGAGCAGGCGAACGAGCCGGAGCCGACGGACGACACGCAGCCGCAGGATCCCGCCGCAGCCCGGCGCGCGGCGGCTGCAGCCCGGCGCGCGGCGGCCGCAGCCCGGCAGGCGGCCGAGGCCGAGTTCGAGGGATTCTGGGCGGACGTCGTCCGGCAGGGCGGACGGTGGTCGCGGGTCGAGCCCCAGCCGGTGACGCTCGGGGCCGGGCTCGGCGAGATCGACCTCGCGGGGCTCGCTGCTCCCGGCGACGAGCGGCGCGCGCTGACACTGGTCGCCTACCCGTCGCTGCACTTCCTCGACGGGCGGGGCGCCAACCGGCCGTGGCTGCAGGAGATCCCCGATCCGCTGCTGAAGACCGCGTGGGGCTGCGGGGCGGAGATGACGCCGGAGACCGCGGCCGCCGTCGGGGCGGAGGACGGCCAGCTCGTTACCCTGGAGTCGGACCACGGTTCGGTCGACGCGACGGTCGTCCTCAACCCGCACATGCACCCGGGGGTCGTGGCGATCCCGATCGGGCAGGGCCACACCGACTTCGGCCGCTACGCCACCGGCCGCGGCGTGAACCCGATGGTGCTTCTCGATCCTGCGCCGGAGGCGCTGTCCGGCGGACCACGCTGGGCCGGCACGCGCGTCGACGCGACATCGCGCGAGCTGCACCGTCCCCTCGCACGCCTGCAGCGCACGTTCGATCAGCAGGGGCGCGAGCTCGCCCAGGCGGTATCTCGCGCGGCGCTCGAAGCCGGCGAGGTGCACCCCGAGGAGGAGCACTTCAGTCTCTATCCCGAGCACGGGCATCCGACGCACAACTGGGGGATGGCCATCGACCTGAACGCCTGCAACGGCTGCAACGCGTGCGTCGCCGCCTGCTACGCCGAGAACAACGTGCCGGTCCTCGGCGCCGACAAGATGGTGCGCGGCCGCACCATGTCGTGGCTGCGGATCGAACGCTTCGTGGAGCCGCGGCCCGCGACGGACGGCGGCGCGGAAGTGGACTCGCGTTTCCTGCCGATGCTCTGCCAGCACTGCGACCACGCGCCGTGCGAGTCCGTGTGCCCCGTCTACGCGACGTACCACAGCGAGGAAGGCCTGAACGCGCAGATCTACAACCGCTGCGTCGGCACCCGCTACTGCTCGAACAACTGCCCGTACAAGGTGCGGCGCTTCAACTGGTGGGATCCCGAGTTCCCGGAGCCCTTGAACCTGCAGCTCAATCCCGACGTGACGGTCCGCAGCGCCGGCGTCATGGAGAAGTGCTCCTTCTGCGTGCAGCGGATTCAGGAGGGCAAGGACCGGGCGCGCGACGAGGATCGTCCGGTGCGGGACGGCGACGTCACCCCGGCCTGCGCCCAGACCTGTCCCGCGCAGGCGATCGTCTTCGGCGACCGGAACGACCCCGACAGCCGCGTCTCGCAGCTCTCCGCCGCCGACCGCGGCTACCACGCGCTCGGCGTCCTCAACACGCGGCCCGCCGTGACGTACCTGAAGAAGGTGACTACGTGA
- a CDS encoding cytochrome c has translation MIDTSGRRAGIGHGFLKLLGAAALLASFGAAACAPADAPRDPEARTWIRDMWTGPAVLPQTEARALPERSMAVDAPRIMNRREARTALTNPLDETPAVIAEGEALYDAYCALCHGDDGDGDGALARHYRRMPPLTARHVLNYPDGFVYSIIREGGRNMPRFGDALSVDERWALVHYLGTLGSPEPQPQAASR, from the coding sequence ATGATTGACACTTCAGGCCGGCGAGCGGGAATCGGTCACGGGTTCCTGAAGCTCCTCGGGGCAGCGGCGCTGCTCGCCTCGTTCGGCGCGGCAGCCTGCGCCCCCGCGGACGCACCGCGCGATCCGGAGGCGCGCACCTGGATCCGCGACATGTGGACCGGGCCTGCAGTCCTGCCGCAGACCGAGGCGCGGGCGCTACCGGAGCGTTCGATGGCGGTCGACGCGCCCCGCATCATGAACCGGCGCGAGGCGCGTACTGCACTGACCAACCCGCTGGACGAGACCCCGGCCGTGATCGCCGAGGGCGAGGCGCTGTACGACGCGTACTGCGCGCTCTGCCACGGCGACGACGGCGACGGAGACGGCGCTCTGGCCCGCCACTACCGGCGCATGCCGCCGCTGACCGCGCGCCACGTCCTGAACTACCCGGACGGGTTCGTCTACAGCATCATCCGCGAGGGGGGCCGCAACATGCCGCGCTTCGGCGACGCGTTGAGCGTCGACGAGCGCTGGGCGCTCGTCCACTACCTGGGCACGCTGGGCTCCCCGGAGCCGCAACCGCAGGCGGCGTCACGGTGA
- a CDS encoding hydrogenase yields MQPPGRAYFASLVLILGGLALGAYAFSVQWRLGLGVAGYEHPMLWGIYITNFVFWVGIAHSGTLISAVLFLFRAKWRTSVARASEAMTVFAVMTAGLFPIIHIGRPWFFYWLIPYPNERQLWVNFQSPLVWDVFAITTYLTVSAMFLFLGLIPDVAAARDRCTDWRKPIYRALAIGWRGSTRQWIHYGALYGFFAALATPLVVSVHSVVSWDFAMSILPGWHSTIFAPYFVAGAIFSGLAMVITLLIPLRKLLGIEEYITIRHFENLAKLIIVTSLIVGYAYLTEFFVAWYSGNPFEQGTFYNRMFGEYRLFSWAMLTCNVVIPLLLFFKRVRTSLAALFVISIFVNIGMWLERFVIIVTSLSHDFDPANWTGLYEPTWVEGAITVGSFSLFFLLFLIFIKNFPAVSITEMKEGSAHAEVFDDSLARCLSKHGFLDRFYELFLASSPRVREAFGNTDFAHQKKMLADSLSLMTSASGAPADELEELDRVARRHGKHDLDIGLDLYDLWLESLMETVREFDGHFDRDVDRAWRNVLAEGIEFMESRRER; encoded by the coding sequence ATGCAGCCGCCGGGGCGGGCGTACTTCGCCTCGCTGGTCCTGATCCTCGGCGGGCTCGCCCTCGGCGCCTACGCGTTCTCGGTGCAGTGGCGGCTCGGCCTCGGCGTGGCGGGCTACGAGCACCCGATGCTCTGGGGCATCTACATCACGAACTTCGTCTTCTGGGTCGGCATCGCCCACTCGGGCACGCTCATCTCGGCGGTCCTGTTCCTGTTCCGGGCCAAGTGGCGCACCTCGGTGGCGCGGGCGTCGGAGGCGATGACCGTCTTCGCGGTGATGACGGCGGGGCTCTTCCCGATCATCCACATAGGCCGCCCCTGGTTCTTCTACTGGCTGATCCCGTACCCGAACGAGCGCCAGCTCTGGGTGAACTTCCAGTCGCCGCTGGTCTGGGACGTCTTCGCGATCACCACCTACCTGACGGTGAGCGCGATGTTCCTGTTCCTGGGACTCATCCCGGACGTGGCCGCCGCCCGCGACCGCTGCACCGACTGGCGCAAGCCGATCTACCGCGCGCTCGCCATCGGCTGGCGCGGCTCGACCCGGCAGTGGATCCACTACGGCGCGCTGTACGGCTTCTTCGCGGCCCTGGCCACCCCGCTCGTCGTCTCGGTCCACAGCGTCGTCTCGTGGGACTTCGCGATGTCCATCCTGCCGGGGTGGCACAGCACGATCTTCGCGCCCTATTTCGTCGCCGGCGCCATCTTCTCGGGCCTGGCGATGGTGATCACGCTGCTCATCCCGCTGCGCAAGCTGCTGGGGATCGAGGAGTACATCACCATCCGGCACTTCGAGAACCTGGCCAAGCTGATCATCGTCACCTCGCTCATCGTCGGCTACGCCTACCTGACCGAGTTCTTCGTCGCCTGGTACAGCGGCAACCCGTTCGAGCAGGGGACGTTCTACAACCGGATGTTCGGCGAGTACCGCCTCTTCTCCTGGGCCATGCTCACCTGCAACGTCGTCATTCCGCTGCTGCTCTTCTTCAAGCGCGTGCGGACGAGCCTGGCCGCCCTGTTCGTCATCTCGATCTTCGTCAACATCGGGATGTGGCTGGAGCGCTTCGTCATCATCGTCACGTCGCTGTCGCACGACTTCGACCCGGCCAACTGGACCGGGCTCTACGAGCCGACCTGGGTGGAAGGCGCTATCACCGTCGGCAGCTTCTCGCTCTTCTTCCTGCTGTTCCTCATCTTCATCAAGAACTTCCCGGCCGTGTCGATTACGGAGATGAAGGAAGGCTCGGCGCACGCCGAGGTCTTCGACGACAGCCTGGCGCGGTGCCTCTCGAAGCACGGGTTCCTGGACCGCTTCTACGAGCTGTTCCTGGCCTCGAGCCCGCGGGTCCGGGAGGCGTTCGGGAACACGGACTTCGCGCACCAGAAGAAGATGCTGGCCGATTCCCTGTCGCTGATGACCAGCGCATCGGGTGCGCCGGCCGACGAGCTCGAGGAACTGGACCGGGTCGCGCGGCGGCACGGCAAGCACGATCTCGATATCGGACTCGACCTGTACGACCTGTGGCTGGAGTCGCTGATGGAGACCGTCCGGGAGTTCGACGGGCACTTCGACCGCGACGTCGACCGCGCCTGGCGCAACGTGCTGGCCGAGGGCATCGAGTTCATGGAATCGCGGCGCGAACGTTGA
- the lpxB gene encoding lipid-A-disaccharide synthase produces the protein MSQGPEQLARVLISCGEPSGDLYAGALSAALRDLDTGARVFGLGGDHLRDGGAELVAHYRGLAATGLSEALAVLPRSYAVYRELVSRARAERPDVFVAVDFPEINFRVAAAVRRLGIPVVYYIGPQLWAWRRRRIETMRRLVDLALVIFPFEEALYREAGIPVEFVGHPLLELSRATEDRAAFLRSLELDPAAPTVALLPGSRPNELRAILPDVVRAAGLVRRRIPAAQFVVARAPNLDDALLAPVGPLVDSGAAAVCEGRTDDVLAAADVVVTASGTATVQTAIHRRPMVIVYRLSALTYRIVKTFSHVRHAGMANLIAGEPVVPELIQDAFTPAAVADEVVSFLTDSPRAERTRTALGRVRARLGSAGASRRTAERILSVAGRGPRSGCLPGDGGESLQ, from the coding sequence CTGTCCCAGGGTCCCGAACAGTTGGCCAGGGTCCTGATCTCCTGCGGTGAGCCGTCGGGCGACCTCTATGCCGGTGCGTTGAGCGCCGCCCTTCGCGATCTGGATACCGGCGCCCGTGTCTTCGGCCTCGGTGGGGACCATCTGCGTGACGGCGGGGCGGAGCTCGTGGCCCACTACCGGGGGCTGGCCGCCACCGGCCTGTCGGAGGCGCTCGCGGTGCTGCCCCGATCGTACGCCGTGTACCGGGAGCTGGTGTCGCGTGCCCGCGCCGAGCGTCCGGACGTGTTCGTCGCGGTGGACTTTCCGGAGATCAACTTCCGGGTGGCGGCCGCGGTACGGCGGCTCGGCATCCCGGTCGTGTACTACATCGGACCGCAGCTCTGGGCGTGGCGGCGGCGGCGGATCGAGACGATGCGCCGCCTCGTCGACCTTGCGCTGGTGATCTTCCCGTTCGAAGAGGCGCTCTACCGCGAGGCCGGCATTCCGGTGGAGTTCGTCGGCCACCCGTTGCTGGAGCTGTCGAGGGCGACGGAGGACAGGGCGGCCTTTCTGCGGTCGCTGGAGCTCGACCCGGCGGCGCCCACGGTGGCGTTGCTTCCGGGCAGCCGGCCGAACGAGCTGCGGGCGATTCTGCCGGATGTCGTGCGCGCTGCGGGTCTCGTGCGCAGGAGGATCCCGGCGGCGCAGTTCGTCGTGGCGCGCGCCCCGAACCTGGACGACGCGCTGTTGGCCCCGGTCGGCCCTCTGGTCGACTCGGGCGCGGCGGCTGTTTGCGAGGGGCGCACGGACGACGTCCTGGCCGCCGCCGACGTGGTGGTCACCGCGTCCGGCACCGCGACGGTCCAGACCGCCATTCACCGCCGGCCGATGGTGATCGTGTACCGGTTGTCGGCTCTGACGTACCGCATCGTCAAGACCTTCTCGCACGTGCGGCACGCGGGAATGGCCAACCTGATCGCCGGCGAACCGGTCGTGCCGGAGCTGATTCAGGACGCCTTCACCCCGGCCGCGGTGGCGGACGAGGTCGTCTCGTTTCTCACCGACTCCCCACGGGCCGAGCGGACCCGGACGGCGCTGGGGCGCGTGCGTGCGCGCCTCGGGTCGGCAGGAGCGAGCCGACGGACGGCCGAGCGCATCCTGTCGGTTGCCGGGCGCGGGCCCCGGTCCGGGTGCTTGCCCGGTGACGGCGGCGAGTCGTTACAATGA
- a CDS encoding cytochrome c3 family protein, translating to MTRGRTARRWIHAALTLLGVTLAVAMAVVWNGAAAQEEEGREGTAAVGQLDAVPPGEQPIAFSHARHVEQAGVDCQFCHAYARRGPVAGIPSVERCVGCHRSILTERPEIVKVLDYWEQGTPIPWIRVHDLPDYVRFSHKAHVRTGIDCAECHGDVARMDIASQVESLSMGWCVDCHTAREASRDCLVCHY from the coding sequence ATGACTCGAGGTCGCACGGCGCGACGGTGGATTCATGCGGCTCTGACGCTGCTGGGCGTCACCCTGGCGGTGGCGATGGCGGTGGTCTGGAACGGCGCCGCGGCCCAGGAGGAAGAAGGCCGGGAAGGCACAGCGGCAGTCGGACAGCTCGACGCCGTGCCGCCGGGAGAGCAACCGATCGCTTTCAGCCACGCCCGGCACGTCGAGCAGGCGGGCGTCGACTGCCAGTTCTGTCATGCCTACGCGCGGCGCGGGCCGGTGGCCGGGATCCCCTCGGTCGAACGGTGCGTCGGCTGTCACCGCAGCATCCTGACCGAACGGCCGGAGATCGTGAAGGTGCTCGACTATTGGGAGCAGGGGACCCCCATCCCGTGGATCCGGGTCCACGATCTGCCCGACTACGTCCGCTTCAGCCACAAGGCGCACGTCCGCACCGGCATCGACTGCGCCGAATGCCACGGCGACGTCGCGCGCATGGACATCGCCTCCCAGGTGGAATCGCTGTCGATGGGTTGGTGCGTCGACTGCCACACGGCGCGCGAGGCCTCCCGCGACTGCCTGGTGTGCCACTACTAG
- a CDS encoding insulinase family protein has translation MRSTHRARRCVALVALVLGAAAAVAAPVDAAVRPTKFDYHITTLDNGLTVILSEDHSTPIVNLQMWYHVGSKDEPAGRTGFAHLFEHLMFKGSQNVRSDEHLSMISSVGGTGNAYTTEDVTVFFETVPAQYLPLVLWLEADRMATLRVSQRTLDSEREVVKEERRWRYENQPFGLLSEILYDEAFTTHPYKHQTIGSMEDIEAASIEDVQEFFDTYYVPENATLTLVGDFETDYALQLVEHYFGRVPKATKPVPRNLPREPPVTRSRRVTVEADNWPLPAVVVAHPITYDGHPDAYPLHILSKILSDGQSARIHRSLVYEQQVAVSAFGQGVIIEDPNLFYAVALVQPGRTPEAVAAALIAELDRAKIEPPGDGELQRAKNQFARDYVIGRITVEQKGMHLAHAQVIHDDVTTADAEFDIFMNVSREDVQRVARTYLRDDNRLVLTILPRGSRRTGQ, from the coding sequence ATGCGATCCACCCATCGTGCACGTCGGTGTGTGGCCCTCGTCGCGTTGGTCCTCGGCGCCGCTGCCGCCGTCGCCGCGCCCGTCGACGCCGCGGTGCGGCCGACCAAGTTCGACTACCACATCACCACGCTGGACAACGGCCTGACGGTGATTCTGTCCGAGGATCACTCCACGCCGATCGTGAACCTCCAGATGTGGTACCACGTCGGGTCGAAGGACGAGCCGGCGGGCCGCACCGGTTTCGCGCACCTGTTCGAGCACCTGATGTTCAAGGGGTCGCAGAACGTGCGCTCCGACGAGCATCTGTCGATGATCTCGAGCGTCGGCGGGACCGGCAACGCCTACACGACCGAGGACGTCACGGTCTTCTTCGAGACGGTGCCGGCGCAGTACCTGCCGCTCGTGCTCTGGCTCGAGGCGGATCGGATGGCCACGCTCCGCGTCAGCCAGCGGACGCTCGATTCGGAGCGCGAGGTGGTCAAGGAGGAGCGGCGCTGGCGGTACGAGAACCAGCCCTTCGGCCTGCTGTCCGAGATCCTCTACGACGAGGCGTTCACCACCCATCCCTACAAACACCAGACGATCGGCTCGATGGAGGACATCGAGGCGGCGTCCATCGAGGACGTGCAGGAGTTCTTCGACACCTACTACGTCCCGGAGAACGCCACCCTGACCCTCGTCGGCGACTTCGAGACCGACTACGCGCTGCAGTTGGTCGAGCATTACTTCGGCCGCGTGCCGAAGGCGACGAAGCCCGTGCCGCGCAACCTGCCGCGCGAGCCTCCCGTGACCCGGAGCCGCCGGGTAACGGTGGAGGCCGACAACTGGCCGCTCCCGGCGGTGGTCGTCGCGCACCCCATCACCTACGACGGGCACCCGGACGCCTATCCGCTGCACATCCTGTCGAAGATCCTGTCGGACGGGCAGAGCGCCCGGATTCACCGCAGTCTGGTCTACGAGCAGCAGGTCGCGGTCTCGGCCTTCGGCCAGGGCGTCATCATCGAGGACCCGAACCTGTTCTACGCGGTGGCCCTGGTGCAGCCGGGGCGCACGCCGGAAGCGGTCGCCGCGGCCCTGATCGCCGAGCTCGACCGCGCCAAGATCGAGCCGCCGGGCGACGGCGAGCTGCAGCGCGCCAAGAACCAGTTCGCGCGCGACTACGTGATCGGCCGGATCACGGTCGAGCAGAAGGGGATGCACCTCGCCCACGCGCAGGTCATCCACGACGACGTGACGACGGCCGACGCCGAGTTCGACATCTTCATGAACGTGTCGCGCGAAGATGTGCAGCGGGTCGCCCGCACCTACCTGCGCGACGACAACCGGCTGGTGCTGACCATCCTGCCGCGCGGCTCGCGGCGGACCGGGCAATGA
- a CDS encoding DUF3341 domain-containing protein, whose product MSTMRILGVYDEPAKASVAVATAQDAGLARVDAFSPAPDHTLEQLMRARVSPVRLFTLVGALLGCTAGFSLPIYTVSAWPLITGGKPLFSIPAFVVIAFELTILFGAIFGMLGFLLLAGLPRLKRKHIGDPRFSNNCFGVEITCDNEQAAAARSLLADAGAIEVRTDD is encoded by the coding sequence GTGAGCACGATGCGGATCCTGGGGGTGTACGACGAGCCGGCAAAGGCCTCGGTGGCGGTGGCGACGGCGCAGGACGCCGGGCTCGCCCGGGTCGACGCCTTCTCGCCGGCCCCGGACCATACCCTGGAGCAGCTCATGAGGGCGCGCGTGAGCCCCGTGCGTCTGTTCACGCTGGTCGGCGCGCTGCTCGGCTGCACCGCCGGGTTCTCGCTGCCGATCTACACGGTGTCGGCCTGGCCGCTCATCACCGGGGGCAAGCCGCTGTTCTCGATTCCGGCGTTCGTGGTGATCGCGTTCGAGCTGACGATCCTGTTCGGCGCCATCTTCGGCATGCTCGGCTTTCTCCTGCTGGCCGGGCTGCCGCGGCTCAAGCGCAAGCACATCGGCGACCCGCGATTCAGCAACAACTGCTTCGGCGTGGAGATCACCTGTGACAACGAGCAGGCGGCGGCGGCGCGTTCGCTGCTGGCGGACGCCGGCGCGATCGAGGTGCGAACGGATGATTGA
- a CDS encoding insulinase family protein, whose protein sequence is MTVTGRHVMRRALAARVGALVLAAVVGGPWLASPVSAQRIDWPTEQPPPPLLRRHVDFPDYEIRSLDNGLQVVYVGHHEQPAVNVRMILRAGAAADPPGQPGVASLVGQLLDQGTTTRTAQEIAGSIDSIGGALSAGTARDLGFVDVLVMKDSFDFALDLLADVARRPAFAPDEIERQRNQVLSGLQVSYDDPAYIANVVFNRLVYGFHPYGMPQGGTPRSVRTITRSNLVAFHRTHYLPNNAVLAVVGDVTAEEAFTGVERALGDWRRGPLPPAVTADNVPSPTRRLVVVNRPGAVQTVIHAGHAALPRAHPDYLAFDVAIKILGGEGGNRLGSVLRTERSLTYAASADIAGQQIAGDFMAKTDTRSSATAEALRLTVDEIARLRRERVRERELRSAQDYLAGSFPIDIETPNAIAARVLEAILYGLDVDEIENFPERINAVTVRDIERVAENWLQPGNLSMVLVGDASVFLRDLSGVGFDRIEVVPLADLDLTAADFRRASRFRR, encoded by the coding sequence ATGACGGTGACGGGGAGGCATGTCATGAGGAGGGCGCTTGCAGCGCGGGTCGGCGCGCTGGTGCTGGCGGCGGTCGTGGGCGGCCCGTGGCTCGCGTCTCCGGTGTCCGCGCAGCGAATCGACTGGCCGACCGAGCAGCCGCCGCCGCCGCTCCTGCGGCGCCACGTCGATTTTCCGGACTACGAGATCCGGTCCCTGGACAACGGCCTGCAGGTCGTCTACGTCGGTCATCACGAGCAGCCCGCGGTGAACGTGCGGATGATCCTGCGGGCCGGCGCCGCCGCCGATCCGCCCGGTCAGCCCGGCGTCGCGTCACTCGTCGGGCAACTCCTCGACCAGGGGACGACGACGCGCACGGCCCAGGAGATAGCCGGTTCCATCGACAGCATCGGCGGCGCCCTGAGCGCGGGCACGGCCCGCGACCTCGGGTTCGTCGACGTCCTCGTGATGAAGGACAGCTTCGACTTCGCCCTCGATCTGCTTGCCGACGTGGCGCGGCGCCCGGCGTTCGCGCCGGACGAGATCGAGCGGCAGCGCAACCAGGTCCTGTCGGGCCTGCAGGTCAGCTACGACGATCCCGCATACATCGCCAATGTCGTCTTCAACCGGTTGGTCTACGGCTTCCATCCCTACGGCATGCCCCAGGGCGGTACGCCGCGGTCCGTCCGCACCATAACCCGCAGCAACCTGGTGGCATTCCACCGCACGCACTATCTGCCCAACAATGCCGTACTGGCCGTTGTGGGGGACGTAACCGCGGAGGAGGCGTTCACCGGGGTCGAGCGCGCCCTCGGCGACTGGCGGCGAGGCCCCCTCCCGCCGGCGGTGACCGCCGACAACGTCCCGTCGCCGACGCGGCGCCTCGTCGTGGTCAACAGGCCCGGAGCCGTGCAGACCGTCATTCACGCCGGTCACGCCGCCCTGCCGCGGGCGCACCCCGACTACCTGGCGTTCGACGTGGCGATCAAGATCCTGGGCGGCGAGGGGGGCAACCGGCTCGGTAGCGTGCTGCGCACCGAGCGGTCGCTGACCTACGCCGCCTCCGCGGACATCGCGGGACAGCAGATCGCGGGCGACTTCATGGCCAAGACCGACACCCGGTCGTCCGCCACCGCCGAGGCGCTGCGCCTCACCGTGGACGAGATCGCCCGCCTGCGGCGCGAGCGCGTGCGCGAGCGCGAGCTGCGGAGCGCACAGGACTACCTGGCCGGCAGCTTCCCGATCGACATCGAGACGCCGAACGCCATCGCCGCCCGGGTGCTCGAGGCCATTCTCTACGGCCTCGACGTGGACGAGATCGAGAACTTCCCGGAGCGCATCAACGCCGTCACCGTGCGCGACATCGAGCGCGTGGCCGAGAACTGGCTACAGCCCGGCAATCTGTCGATGGTGCTGGTGGGCGACGCCTCGGTGTTCCTGCGCGACCTCTCCGGCGTCGGCTTCGACCGGATCGAGGTGGTGCCTCTGGCCGACCTCGACCTGACGGCGGCCGATTTTCGACGCGCCTCCCGGTTCCGCCGCTGA